Below is a window of Janthinobacterium lividum DNA.
ACGCATACGCCGCCAGCAGCACGTGCAGCAAGACGGACACACCGAGCGCCACCTTGCGCATGGTGCTGGTCTTGGACCCGTAGGCCGGTGGTGGCTGGATCACTTGCCCGCATGTGGGGCAAACATCGGAATCGGCAGCCATCAAATGGGTCGTGTCATGCAAAATGAATCGTGCTTTCTTTGTAGCGACAAAAGTAATCTTACAGGGCAGCCATAGTGCCAGAGTCCCTTGCTTTTGGGAACACTTCCTCGGCCTTTCCAACCCGAAGCGTACAGGATAGCGACATTCCTTGCAGCGGTATCAGAGTACCCGAGCCATCTCTTGACGGTTGTTACCGTATGTATCACAGCCCATACAAAACCGGCGCCGCATTCACTGAAGAACGGGGCGCCGGTGGTGGCCATGCAGCGGCTCAGACCTTGTTGTCGAGCGCTACCAATTGCTCGTCCGTCAACGGCCCCGTGCCGCTGTACTTATCGAGGAACAAATAGATAACGGGCGTAATGAACAGGGTAATGACTTGCGAGAAGAGCAAGCCACCGACCACGGCCAGACCCAGCGGCTGGCGCAACTCGGCGCCGGCGCCCAGGCCCAGGGCAATCGGCAAGGCGCCCATCAGGGCCGCCGCCGTGGTCATCATGATGGGACGGAAACGCAGGATGCAAGCCTGGCGGATGGCCTCTGCCGGTGCCAGCCCATCGTTGCGCTGCGCATGCAGGGCGAAGTCGATCATCATGATGGCGTTTTTCTTGACGATGCCGATCAGCATCAGGATGCCGATGATGGCGATCATGGTCAGGTCCATGCCGAACAGGCGCAGGGTCAAGAGCGCCCCCACGGCCGCCGACGGCAAGCCGGCCAGGATGGTCAGCGGGTGGATATAGCTTTCATACAGCACGCCGAGCAGCACATAGATGACGGCCAGCGCGGCTATGATGAGGATGATCTGGCTGGACTGTGAGCTCTGGAACACGGCCGCGTCGCCGCCATAGCGCGTGATGATGGAAGCCGGCAAGTTCATGTCCTTGGCCATTGCGTCGATCTTGCCTGTGGCGATGCCCAGCGGCACGTCCGGCGCCAGGTTGAAGGCGATGGTGACGGCCTGCAACTGCCCCTGGTGATTCACGGACGTGGGGCCTATCGTGCGTTCCACGTAGGCAATACTCGACAGCTTGACCAGTTCGCCCGTCTTGCTGCGCACAGACACGCGCGTGAGCGCATCGTCATACTGGCGGTCGGCGGTGGCCGCTTCCAGGATCACGTAATAGCTGGCTGCCGACGAATAAATGGTCGACACTTGTCGCTCGCCAAAGGCGCTATACAGGGCCGTGCGGATATCGGACATTTGCACGCCCAGCAGGTTGGCCTTGTCGCGGTCGATCCTGAGGGACGCCTGCAAGCCCTTGATCTGCGAATCGCTGGTAACGTCGCGGAAAGCGGGATCCGTGCGCATGCCGGCAATAAACTTTTCCGCCCAGTCATTCAAGGCGTCGGGACTGACGCTTTGCAAGGTGTACTGGTAGCGGCTCTTGCTCTGGCGTCCGCCCAGCTGCAAGTTTTGCACGGGCCGGAAATACACGGCCATGCCGGGCACGGTGCCCGTTGCGCGGCGCAGGTTTTCCAGCACCACCGGCATTTTCGGCCGCTCGCTGCGCGGTTTCAAGACCATGAACATGCGGCCCGTGTTGCCGCCACCGACGAACGAAGTCACATCCTGCACGCTGGGGTCCGCCTTGAGCACGGCCGCCACGCGCGCTTGCAAGTCTTGCAGTGCCGCCGAGGAAATATCTTCCGACGCTTCCGTATTGACCTGGATCTGGCCCAGGTCTTCCTCCGGGAAGAAACCTTTCGGTATCGTGGCGTACAACAGCACCGTCAGCGCAAAAGTACACACGGCAACGAAGAGCACCACATTGCGGTGCGCCAGGGCCTTGTCGAGCAGATGCACGTAACCGTTGCGCACTTTCGTGAAACCCGCTTCGAAATGGCGGCCGATGAAGGTTTTTTCGCCATGACTGGGGTCGCTGTCATTGTGCTCGCGCGAATCGGCCGGCAGGAAGCGGCTGGCCAGCATCGGCACCAGGGTCAGCGACACAATGGCGGACACCAGCACGGCCAGCGAGACGACGACAGCGAACT
It encodes the following:
- a CDS encoding efflux RND transporter permease subunit gives rise to the protein MNLSELSIRRPVMVVLLSLSIILAGVLAYLQIPVAALPSYNTPVINVSADLAGASPETMASSVALPLEKQFSTISGLSLITSTSTLGNTSLTLEFDASINVNEAAVDVQAALLRAQRQLPTEMTDLPSYRKVNPADAPVLFIQMTSPSLNLSDLNDYAENLIAPSLSTLPGVAQVIVNGQKRFAVRVRARADLMNARNLTMDELATALRTSNTNSPLGILDGPSQTLTIQGNPQMMKAADFAELIIASRNGQPVRLKDVAEVEDSFQSIKSVGSFNGERSISLMVQRQPDANTVQVVDGVRRLLPGFKEQLPQSIQISLVNDRSLSIREAIHDVNLTLALTVVLVLLVIFLFLHRAAATFIPAVTMPISLLGALALLYWLGYSLDNVSLLGITLAVGLVVDDAIVVLENIVRHIEMGKKPIRAALEGAKEMGFTIISISVSLVAVFIPIFFMPGVIGLLFHEFAVVVSLAVLVSAIVSLTLVPMLASRFLPADSREHNDSDPSHGEKTFIGRHFEAGFTKVRNGYVHLLDKALAHRNVVLFVAVCTFALTVLLYATIPKGFFPEEDLGQIQVNTEASEDISSAALQDLQARVAAVLKADPSVQDVTSFVGGGNTGRMFMVLKPRSERPKMPVVLENLRRATGTVPGMAVYFRPVQNLQLGGRQSKSRYQYTLQSVSPDALNDWAEKFIAGMRTDPAFRDVTSDSQIKGLQASLRIDRDKANLLGVQMSDIRTALYSAFGERQVSTIYSSAASYYVILEAATADRQYDDALTRVSVRSKTGELVKLSSIAYVERTIGPTSVNHQGQLQAVTIAFNLAPDVPLGIATGKIDAMAKDMNLPASIITRYGGDAAVFQSSQSSQIILIIAALAVIYVLLGVLYESYIHPLTILAGLPSAAVGALLTLRLFGMDLTMIAIIGILMLIGIVKKNAIMMIDFALHAQRNDGLAPAEAIRQACILRFRPIMMTTAAALMGALPIALGLGAGAELRQPLGLAVVGGLLFSQVITLFITPVIYLFLDKYSGTGPLTDEQLVALDNKV